The Leucobacter rhizosphaerae genome includes a region encoding these proteins:
- a CDS encoding sugar porter family MFS transporter, producing the protein MTAQTTGRAPSLPPLTDGPHRRRLGVVALIATFGGLLFGYDTGVINGALRPMAAELGLNAFTEGVATSSLIFAAALGAMAGGRLSDGWGRRTSIILLAVLFFAGTVLVVAAPGLGVLVAGRVLLGLAVGGASTVVPVFLAELAPYEIRGSLAGRNELMIVVGQLAAFVINAIIGNTLGHLDGVWRIMFAICAIPAIVLFFGMLRMPESPRWLVDRGRETEALAVLRSVRSEARADAELAELTANARAEQQRHASGWRAIVRNRNLRKILLIGMGVGIAQQLTGINSIMYFGQTVLVESGFDESAALIANIAPGVIAVVGAIIALAMMDRFDRRKTFITGFTLTTVSHLLIGVSSMLLPVGNPIRPYVILVLVVVFVGSMQTFLNVAVWVYLSEIFPLHMRGLGMGVSVFMLWISNGFLSLYFLSLVEAVGITGTFFLFAAVGVIALLFVWRWVPETRGRTLEALEEDVTTGVIYAQR; encoded by the coding sequence ATGACCGCACAGACCACGGGACGCGCGCCGTCGCTGCCCCCGCTCACTGATGGCCCGCATCGGCGACGGCTGGGTGTGGTCGCGCTCATCGCGACGTTCGGCGGCCTGCTCTTCGGCTACGACACCGGGGTCATCAACGGGGCGCTGCGGCCCATGGCCGCGGAGCTCGGCCTCAACGCCTTCACCGAGGGGGTGGCGACGAGCTCGCTCATCTTCGCCGCCGCGCTCGGAGCCATGGCGGGCGGCCGTCTCTCCGACGGTTGGGGGCGCCGTACATCGATCATCCTGCTCGCCGTGCTGTTCTTCGCGGGCACCGTCCTGGTGGTCGCCGCACCGGGACTCGGCGTGCTGGTCGCCGGGCGCGTGCTGCTCGGTCTGGCGGTCGGCGGTGCCTCGACCGTGGTGCCGGTGTTCCTCGCCGAACTCGCGCCGTACGAGATCCGCGGATCGCTCGCGGGGCGCAACGAGCTCATGATCGTCGTCGGGCAGCTCGCCGCGTTTGTGATCAACGCGATCATCGGCAACACCCTGGGACACCTCGACGGTGTGTGGCGCATCATGTTCGCGATCTGCGCGATCCCCGCGATCGTGCTGTTCTTCGGCATGCTGCGAATGCCCGAGTCGCCCCGGTGGCTCGTGGATCGCGGCCGCGAGACCGAGGCCCTCGCCGTGCTGCGCTCGGTCCGCTCCGAGGCCCGCGCCGATGCCGAACTCGCCGAGCTCACCGCGAACGCGCGCGCCGAGCAGCAGCGGCACGCATCGGGCTGGCGCGCGATCGTCCGCAACCGCAACCTGCGCAAGATCCTGCTCATCGGCATGGGGGTCGGCATCGCCCAGCAGCTCACCGGCATCAACTCGATCATGTACTTCGGCCAGACCGTGCTCGTCGAGTCGGGCTTCGACGAGAGCGCGGCGCTCATCGCCAACATCGCGCCCGGGGTCATTGCCGTTGTCGGTGCGATCATCGCCCTCGCCATGATGGATCGCTTCGATCGGCGGAAGACCTTTATCACGGGCTTCACCCTCACCACCGTCAGCCACCTTCTCATCGGGGTGTCGTCGATGCTGCTTCCCGTCGGCAACCCGATCCGCCCGTACGTGATCCTCGTGCTCGTCGTGGTCTTCGTCGGATCGATGCAGACCTTCCTGAACGTCGCGGTGTGGGTGTACCTCTCGGAGATCTTCCCGCTGCACATGCGCGGGCTGGGCATGGGGGTCTCCGTGTTCATGCTCTGGATCAGCAACGGGTTCCTGTCGCTGTACTTCCTGTCGCTCGTCGAGGCGGTCGGGATCACCGGGACCTTCTTCCTCTTCGCCGCGGTCGGGGTGATCGCGCTGCTCTTCGTGTGGCGCTGGGTGCCGGAGACGCGCGGGCGCACGCTGGAGGCGCTCGAGGAGGATGTCACCACCGGCGTCATCTACGCTCAGCGGTAG
- a CDS encoding sulfite exporter TauE/SafE family protein: MTSLLPELPAFAWALLGLAAVIVGFSKTALPGINTVSIAIFAALMPARESTGALLVLLIVGDIFAVWSYRAHASWPTILRLAPAVVGGMVLGTVFLALADDGWVRRVIGGILLMVVLFTVWRRWISQGRGAGASARGSRAASIGYGSLSGFTTMVANAGGPVMSMYFLAARFPVKEFLGTAAWFFAIINVAKLPFSVGLGLIDGGSLLLDALLIPGVIAGAFAGRWVAGRVPQRVFESAVLVVTVLGALYLLLF; this comes from the coding sequence GTGACCTCCCTGCTGCCCGAGCTTCCCGCGTTCGCGTGGGCGCTGCTCGGGCTCGCCGCGGTGATCGTCGGGTTCTCGAAGACGGCGCTCCCCGGCATCAACACCGTCTCGATCGCGATCTTCGCCGCGCTCATGCCGGCGCGCGAGTCCACCGGCGCGCTGCTCGTGCTGCTCATCGTCGGCGACATCTTCGCCGTCTGGTCGTACCGCGCCCACGCGAGCTGGCCCACGATCCTGCGTCTCGCACCCGCGGTCGTGGGCGGCATGGTGCTCGGCACCGTGTTCCTCGCACTCGCCGACGACGGGTGGGTGCGCCGTGTGATCGGCGGTATCCTGCTGATGGTGGTGCTCTTCACGGTCTGGCGCCGCTGGATCTCGCAGGGCCGCGGGGCCGGAGCGAGCGCCCGGGGCAGCCGGGCGGCGAGCATCGGCTACGGATCCCTCAGCGGCTTCACGACCATGGTCGCCAACGCGGGCGGCCCGGTGATGTCGATGTACTTCCTCGCCGCGAGGTTCCCGGTCAAGGAGTTCCTCGGCACCGCGGCCTGGTTCTTCGCGATCATCAACGTCGCGAAGCTGCCGTTCTCGGTCGGCCTCGGCCTCATCGACGGCGGCAGCCTGCTGCTCGACGCCCTGCTGATCCCGGGGGTCATCGCCGGAGCCTTCGCGGGTCGCTGGGTCGCCGGGCGCGTGCCGCAGCGGGTGTTCGAGTCCGCCGTGCTCGTGGTCACGGTGCTCGGCGCGCTCTACCTGCTGCTGTTCTAG
- a CDS encoding sugar phosphate isomerase/epimerase family protein → MVRIALDPTPYNDSIRLLDIPDHVARLGYEYLQLTPNPDFGRHFHYPKLDSELIAQLKKRAKDAGVTITSVLPVQRFGGPEPHQVEAAIFNTTRYIQIAAELEAPIVNTEFSGRPEREEESEYAFYRSMEALIPVLEREGVTLNFDPHPDDFVEDGLEAWRIIRGLNSRQVGFVYVGSHTFHYGDRAATLLPEIGDRLGAVYAADTFDHTRSNGLRYITNPPGNAVRVHQHLRIGDGDVDWAELFGTLRATGYLDRPDALIVSNVFAEDEYADEVSKFQLQRLRELVAGG, encoded by the coding sequence ATGGTCCGCATCGCCCTCGACCCCACGCCCTACAACGACTCGATCCGGCTGCTCGATATCCCGGATCACGTCGCGCGACTCGGCTACGAGTACCTGCAGCTGACGCCGAACCCCGACTTCGGGCGGCACTTCCACTATCCGAAGCTCGACAGCGAGCTCATCGCGCAGCTGAAGAAACGTGCGAAGGACGCTGGGGTGACGATCACCTCGGTGCTGCCGGTGCAGCGCTTCGGCGGGCCGGAGCCGCACCAGGTGGAGGCCGCGATCTTCAACACGACGCGGTACATCCAGATCGCGGCCGAGCTCGAGGCGCCGATCGTGAATACCGAGTTCTCCGGGCGCCCCGAGCGCGAGGAGGAGTCGGAATACGCCTTCTACCGCTCGATGGAAGCGCTCATCCCGGTGCTCGAGCGCGAGGGCGTGACGCTGAACTTCGATCCGCACCCCGACGACTTCGTCGAGGACGGGCTCGAGGCCTGGCGGATCATCCGCGGCCTCAACTCGCGGCAGGTCGGCTTCGTGTACGTGGGCTCGCACACGTTCCACTACGGCGATCGCGCGGCGACACTGCTCCCCGAGATCGGGGATCGGCTCGGCGCCGTCTACGCCGCCGACACCTTCGACCACACGCGATCGAACGGGCTGCGCTACATCACGAACCCGCCCGGCAACGCGGTGCGGGTGCACCAGCACTTGCGCATCGGCGACGGCGACGTGGACTGGGCGGAGCTCTTCGGGACGCTCCGGGCGACCGGGTACCTGGATCGCCCCGACGCGCTCATCGTGTCGAACGTGTTCGCGGAGGACGAGTACGCCGACGAGGTGTCGAAGTTCCAGCTGCAGCGACTTCGGGAGCTGGTGGCCGGGGGCTGA